In Gossypium hirsutum isolate 1008001.06 chromosome D06, Gossypium_hirsutum_v2.1, whole genome shotgun sequence, one genomic interval encodes:
- the LOC121218233 gene encoding alcohol dehydrogenase-like 1 isoform X6 encodes MEKQNRSGTAGKVIRCKGSAVCRNPGEPLVIEEIMVDPPKAWEIRIKILCTSLCHSDVTFWKISIGPFALFPRIFGHEAVGVVESVGEHVEEFQEGDMVVPVFRPNCRECRDCKSQKGNGCSIFGDKLVAEMPRDGTSRFKGMNGETLHHFLSVSSFSEYTVVDVVHVVKISSEFPAEKACLLSCGVSSGIGAAWKVADIEEGSTVAIFGLGAVGLAVAEGARLRGASKIIGVDLNQEKFEIGKKFGVSEFINPATCGEKKVIKEITDGGVDYSFECIGLASLMEEAFNSSRANWGKTVILGVEMHNTPLAINTYFLLRGRTVTGCFFGGLKAKSDIPILAQKYLHKEINLDGFITHEVNFQDINKAFDLLLEGKSLRCIIWMD; translated from the exons atgGAAAAACAAAACAGGTCGGGAACTGCAGGAAAAGTTATAAGATGCAAAGGTT CTGCAGTTTGCAGAAATCCAGGGGAACCACTTGTGATAGAGGAAATTATGGTTGACCCACCTAAAGCTTGGGAGATTAGGATAAAAATTCTCTGTACTTCTCTTTGTCATTCTGACGTTACCTTCTGGAAAATATCCATT GGACCATTTGCACTTTTTCCCAGAATTTTTGGGCATGAAGCTGTTGG TGTTGTTGAGAGTGTAGGGGAGCATGTGGAGGAATTTCAGGAAGGAGATATGGTGGTACCTGTGTTTCGTCCGAATTGTAGAGAATGTAGGGACTGCAAGTCCCAAAAGGGAAATGGTTGTTCCATATTCGGTGACAAATTGGTCGCTGAAATGCCAAGGGATGGAACAAGTAGGTTCAAGGGGATGAATGGGGAGACTTTGCACCATTTCTTGTCTGTTTCCAGCTTCAGTGAGTACACAGTGGTTGATGTGGTCCATGTTGTGAAGATCTCATCGGAATTCCCAGCTGAGAAAGCTTGCCTCCTTAGCTGTGGAGTATCCAGTG GTATTGGAGCAGCATGGAAGGTGGCAGACATTGAAGAAGGCTCCACTGTCGCCATATTTGGCCTGGGAGCTGTTGGACTTGCG GTTGCAGAAGGGGCAAGGTTGCGTGGAGCTTCGAAGATCATAGGTGTAGATTTAAACCAGGAAAAGTTTGAGATAG GGAAAAAGTTTGGAGTCAGTGAATTCATCAACCCCGCAACATGTGGAGAGAAAAAA gTGATTAAGGAAATAACAGATGGGGGAGTTGACTACAGCTTTGAGTGCATTGGATTGGCTTCACTAATGGAAGAAGCTTTCAATAGTAGTAGAGCG AATTGGGGCAAGACAGTGATACTAGGAGTGGAGATGCATAACACACCATTAGCTATCAACACTTATTTTCTTCTAAGAGGTAGAACTGTCACTGGGTGTTTTTTTGGAGGGCTTAAAGCCAAATCTGACATTCCCATCCTTGCTCAAAAATATCTACACAAG GAAATTAATCTGGATGGATTCATAACGCACGAAGTGAATTTTCAAGATATCAACAAAGCTTTTGATTTACTGCTTGAAGGAAAGAGTCTTCGTTGCATCATATGGATGGATTaa
- the LOC121218233 gene encoding alcohol dehydrogenase-like 1 isoform X2, producing MEKQNRSGTAGKVIRCKAAVCRNPGEPLVIEEIMVDPPKAWEIRIKILCTSLCHSDVTFWKISIGPFALFPRIFGHEAVGVVESVGEHVEEFQEGDMVVPVFRPNCRECRDCKSQKGNGCSIFGDKLVAEMPRDGTSRFKGMNGETLHHFLSVSSFSEYTVVDVVHVVKISSEFPAEKACLLSCGVSSGTSLMLMWMTGIGAAWKVADIEEGSTVAIFGLGAVGLAVAEGARLRGASKIIGVDLNQEKFEIGKKFGVSEFINPATCGEKKVSEVIKEITDGGVDYSFECIGLASLMEEAFNSSRANWGKTVILGVEMHNTPLAINTYFLLRGRTVTGCFFGGLKAKSDIPILAQKYLHKEINLDGFITHEVNFQDINKAFDLLLEGKSLRCIIWMD from the exons atgGAAAAACAAAACAGGTCGGGAACTGCAGGAAAAGTTATAAGATGCAAAG CTGCAGTTTGCAGAAATCCAGGGGAACCACTTGTGATAGAGGAAATTATGGTTGACCCACCTAAAGCTTGGGAGATTAGGATAAAAATTCTCTGTACTTCTCTTTGTCATTCTGACGTTACCTTCTGGAAAATATCCATT GGACCATTTGCACTTTTTCCCAGAATTTTTGGGCATGAAGCTGTTGG TGTTGTTGAGAGTGTAGGGGAGCATGTGGAGGAATTTCAGGAAGGAGATATGGTGGTACCTGTGTTTCGTCCGAATTGTAGAGAATGTAGGGACTGCAAGTCCCAAAAGGGAAATGGTTGTTCCATATTCGGTGACAAATTGGTCGCTGAAATGCCAAGGGATGGAACAAGTAGGTTCAAGGGGATGAATGGGGAGACTTTGCACCATTTCTTGTCTGTTTCCAGCTTCAGTGAGTACACAGTGGTTGATGTGGTCCATGTTGTGAAGATCTCATCGGAATTCCCAGCTGAGAAAGCTTGCCTCCTTAGCTGTGGAGTATCCAGTG GCACTAGTCTGATGTTGATGTGGATGACAGGTATTGGAGCAGCATGGAAGGTGGCAGACATTGAAGAAGGCTCCACTGTCGCCATATTTGGCCTGGGAGCTGTTGGACTTGCG GTTGCAGAAGGGGCAAGGTTGCGTGGAGCTTCGAAGATCATAGGTGTAGATTTAAACCAGGAAAAGTTTGAGATAG GGAAAAAGTTTGGAGTCAGTGAATTCATCAACCCCGCAACATGTGGAGAGAAAAAAGTCAGTGAG gTGATTAAGGAAATAACAGATGGGGGAGTTGACTACAGCTTTGAGTGCATTGGATTGGCTTCACTAATGGAAGAAGCTTTCAATAGTAGTAGAGCG AATTGGGGCAAGACAGTGATACTAGGAGTGGAGATGCATAACACACCATTAGCTATCAACACTTATTTTCTTCTAAGAGGTAGAACTGTCACTGGGTGTTTTTTTGGAGGGCTTAAAGCCAAATCTGACATTCCCATCCTTGCTCAAAAATATCTACACAAG GAAATTAATCTGGATGGATTCATAACGCACGAAGTGAATTTTCAAGATATCAACAAAGCTTTTGATTTACTGCTTGAAGGAAAGAGTCTTCGTTGCATCATATGGATGGATTaa
- the LOC121218233 gene encoding alcohol dehydrogenase-like 1 isoform X4, protein MEKQNRSGTAGKVIRCKGSAVCRNPGEPLVIEEIMVDPPKAWEIRIKILCTSLCHSDVTFWKISIGPFALFPRIFGHEAVGVVESVGEHVEEFQEGDMVVPVFRPNCRECRDCKSQKGNGCSIFGDKLVAEMPRDGTSRFKGMNGETLHHFLSVSSFSEYTVVDVVHVVKISSEFPAEKACLLSCGVSSGIGAAWKVADIEEGSTVAIFGLGAVGLAVAEGARLRGASKIIGVDLNQEKFEIGKKFGVSEFINPATCGEKKVSEVIKEITDGGVDYSFECIGLASLMEEAFNSSRANWGKTVILGVEMHNTPLAINTYFLLRGRTVTGCFFGGLKAKSDIPILAQKYLHKEINLDGFITHEVNFQDINKAFDLLLEGKSLRCIIWMD, encoded by the exons atgGAAAAACAAAACAGGTCGGGAACTGCAGGAAAAGTTATAAGATGCAAAGGTT CTGCAGTTTGCAGAAATCCAGGGGAACCACTTGTGATAGAGGAAATTATGGTTGACCCACCTAAAGCTTGGGAGATTAGGATAAAAATTCTCTGTACTTCTCTTTGTCATTCTGACGTTACCTTCTGGAAAATATCCATT GGACCATTTGCACTTTTTCCCAGAATTTTTGGGCATGAAGCTGTTGG TGTTGTTGAGAGTGTAGGGGAGCATGTGGAGGAATTTCAGGAAGGAGATATGGTGGTACCTGTGTTTCGTCCGAATTGTAGAGAATGTAGGGACTGCAAGTCCCAAAAGGGAAATGGTTGTTCCATATTCGGTGACAAATTGGTCGCTGAAATGCCAAGGGATGGAACAAGTAGGTTCAAGGGGATGAATGGGGAGACTTTGCACCATTTCTTGTCTGTTTCCAGCTTCAGTGAGTACACAGTGGTTGATGTGGTCCATGTTGTGAAGATCTCATCGGAATTCCCAGCTGAGAAAGCTTGCCTCCTTAGCTGTGGAGTATCCAGTG GTATTGGAGCAGCATGGAAGGTGGCAGACATTGAAGAAGGCTCCACTGTCGCCATATTTGGCCTGGGAGCTGTTGGACTTGCG GTTGCAGAAGGGGCAAGGTTGCGTGGAGCTTCGAAGATCATAGGTGTAGATTTAAACCAGGAAAAGTTTGAGATAG GGAAAAAGTTTGGAGTCAGTGAATTCATCAACCCCGCAACATGTGGAGAGAAAAAAGTCAGTGAG gTGATTAAGGAAATAACAGATGGGGGAGTTGACTACAGCTTTGAGTGCATTGGATTGGCTTCACTAATGGAAGAAGCTTTCAATAGTAGTAGAGCG AATTGGGGCAAGACAGTGATACTAGGAGTGGAGATGCATAACACACCATTAGCTATCAACACTTATTTTCTTCTAAGAGGTAGAACTGTCACTGGGTGTTTTTTTGGAGGGCTTAAAGCCAAATCTGACATTCCCATCCTTGCTCAAAAATATCTACACAAG GAAATTAATCTGGATGGATTCATAACGCACGAAGTGAATTTTCAAGATATCAACAAAGCTTTTGATTTACTGCTTGAAGGAAAGAGTCTTCGTTGCATCATATGGATGGATTaa
- the LOC121218233 gene encoding alcohol dehydrogenase-like 1 isoform X5, with product MEKQNRSGTAGKVIRCKAAVCRNPGEPLVIEEIMVDPPKAWEIRIKILCTSLCHSDVTFWKISIGPFALFPRIFGHEAVGVVESVGEHVEEFQEGDMVVPVFRPNCRECRDCKSQKGNGCSIFGDKLVAEMPRDGTSRFKGMNGETLHHFLSVSSFSEYTVVDVVHVVKISSEFPAEKACLLSCGVSSGIGAAWKVADIEEGSTVAIFGLGAVGLAVAEGARLRGASKIIGVDLNQEKFEIGKKFGVSEFINPATCGEKKVSEVIKEITDGGVDYSFECIGLASLMEEAFNSSRANWGKTVILGVEMHNTPLAINTYFLLRGRTVTGCFFGGLKAKSDIPILAQKYLHKEINLDGFITHEVNFQDINKAFDLLLEGKSLRCIIWMD from the exons atgGAAAAACAAAACAGGTCGGGAACTGCAGGAAAAGTTATAAGATGCAAAG CTGCAGTTTGCAGAAATCCAGGGGAACCACTTGTGATAGAGGAAATTATGGTTGACCCACCTAAAGCTTGGGAGATTAGGATAAAAATTCTCTGTACTTCTCTTTGTCATTCTGACGTTACCTTCTGGAAAATATCCATT GGACCATTTGCACTTTTTCCCAGAATTTTTGGGCATGAAGCTGTTGG TGTTGTTGAGAGTGTAGGGGAGCATGTGGAGGAATTTCAGGAAGGAGATATGGTGGTACCTGTGTTTCGTCCGAATTGTAGAGAATGTAGGGACTGCAAGTCCCAAAAGGGAAATGGTTGTTCCATATTCGGTGACAAATTGGTCGCTGAAATGCCAAGGGATGGAACAAGTAGGTTCAAGGGGATGAATGGGGAGACTTTGCACCATTTCTTGTCTGTTTCCAGCTTCAGTGAGTACACAGTGGTTGATGTGGTCCATGTTGTGAAGATCTCATCGGAATTCCCAGCTGAGAAAGCTTGCCTCCTTAGCTGTGGAGTATCCAGTG GTATTGGAGCAGCATGGAAGGTGGCAGACATTGAAGAAGGCTCCACTGTCGCCATATTTGGCCTGGGAGCTGTTGGACTTGCG GTTGCAGAAGGGGCAAGGTTGCGTGGAGCTTCGAAGATCATAGGTGTAGATTTAAACCAGGAAAAGTTTGAGATAG GGAAAAAGTTTGGAGTCAGTGAATTCATCAACCCCGCAACATGTGGAGAGAAAAAAGTCAGTGAG gTGATTAAGGAAATAACAGATGGGGGAGTTGACTACAGCTTTGAGTGCATTGGATTGGCTTCACTAATGGAAGAAGCTTTCAATAGTAGTAGAGCG AATTGGGGCAAGACAGTGATACTAGGAGTGGAGATGCATAACACACCATTAGCTATCAACACTTATTTTCTTCTAAGAGGTAGAACTGTCACTGGGTGTTTTTTTGGAGGGCTTAAAGCCAAATCTGACATTCCCATCCTTGCTCAAAAATATCTACACAAG GAAATTAATCTGGATGGATTCATAACGCACGAAGTGAATTTTCAAGATATCAACAAAGCTTTTGATTTACTGCTTGAAGGAAAGAGTCTTCGTTGCATCATATGGATGGATTaa
- the LOC121218233 gene encoding alcohol dehydrogenase-like 1 isoform X7 produces MEKQNRSGTAGKVIRCKAAVCRNPGEPLVIEEIMVDPPKAWEIRIKILCTSLCHSDVTFWKISIGPFALFPRIFGHEAVGVVESVGEHVEEFQEGDMVVPVFRPNCRECRDCKSQKGNGCSIFGDKLVAEMPRDGTSRFKGMNGETLHHFLSVSSFSEYTVVDVVHVVKISSEFPAEKACLLSCGVSSGIGAAWKVADIEEGSTVAIFGLGAVGLAVAEGARLRGASKIIGVDLNQEKFEIGKKFGVSEFINPATCGEKKVIKEITDGGVDYSFECIGLASLMEEAFNSSRANWGKTVILGVEMHNTPLAINTYFLLRGRTVTGCFFGGLKAKSDIPILAQKYLHKEINLDGFITHEVNFQDINKAFDLLLEGKSLRCIIWMD; encoded by the exons atgGAAAAACAAAACAGGTCGGGAACTGCAGGAAAAGTTATAAGATGCAAAG CTGCAGTTTGCAGAAATCCAGGGGAACCACTTGTGATAGAGGAAATTATGGTTGACCCACCTAAAGCTTGGGAGATTAGGATAAAAATTCTCTGTACTTCTCTTTGTCATTCTGACGTTACCTTCTGGAAAATATCCATT GGACCATTTGCACTTTTTCCCAGAATTTTTGGGCATGAAGCTGTTGG TGTTGTTGAGAGTGTAGGGGAGCATGTGGAGGAATTTCAGGAAGGAGATATGGTGGTACCTGTGTTTCGTCCGAATTGTAGAGAATGTAGGGACTGCAAGTCCCAAAAGGGAAATGGTTGTTCCATATTCGGTGACAAATTGGTCGCTGAAATGCCAAGGGATGGAACAAGTAGGTTCAAGGGGATGAATGGGGAGACTTTGCACCATTTCTTGTCTGTTTCCAGCTTCAGTGAGTACACAGTGGTTGATGTGGTCCATGTTGTGAAGATCTCATCGGAATTCCCAGCTGAGAAAGCTTGCCTCCTTAGCTGTGGAGTATCCAGTG GTATTGGAGCAGCATGGAAGGTGGCAGACATTGAAGAAGGCTCCACTGTCGCCATATTTGGCCTGGGAGCTGTTGGACTTGCG GTTGCAGAAGGGGCAAGGTTGCGTGGAGCTTCGAAGATCATAGGTGTAGATTTAAACCAGGAAAAGTTTGAGATAG GGAAAAAGTTTGGAGTCAGTGAATTCATCAACCCCGCAACATGTGGAGAGAAAAAA gTGATTAAGGAAATAACAGATGGGGGAGTTGACTACAGCTTTGAGTGCATTGGATTGGCTTCACTAATGGAAGAAGCTTTCAATAGTAGTAGAGCG AATTGGGGCAAGACAGTGATACTAGGAGTGGAGATGCATAACACACCATTAGCTATCAACACTTATTTTCTTCTAAGAGGTAGAACTGTCACTGGGTGTTTTTTTGGAGGGCTTAAAGCCAAATCTGACATTCCCATCCTTGCTCAAAAATATCTACACAAG GAAATTAATCTGGATGGATTCATAACGCACGAAGTGAATTTTCAAGATATCAACAAAGCTTTTGATTTACTGCTTGAAGGAAAGAGTCTTCGTTGCATCATATGGATGGATTaa
- the LOC107901470 gene encoding F-box protein FBW2 encodes MEEEQSEFRHWDELLPDVLGLIFTNLPIQELLTVISCVCKSWSKVVTGPHCWQYIDLDERSCRRLSHQLDRMLRMLITRSNGSLRSLHVSGLQNDSIFSFITENVGSLQVLRLPRSLISDSIVKQTAQRLSTVTFLDLSYCHKIGAQAIEAIGKHCKHLVVLCRNMYSPDSVGKVEAEDEANAIASTMPRLKQLEFAYRCISTECVLNLLSCCPQLVHLKIDEFLSEKLDHKFLKEKYPKLEILLLCLVILFESDESDDDEYLDM; translated from the exons ATGGAAGAAGAGCAAAGCGAGTTTCGACACTGGGATGAACTACTTCCTGATGTATTGGGGCTGATTTTCACCAACTTGCCCATACAAGAGTTACTGACAGTCATTTCCTGTGTCTGCAAATCCTGGAGTAAGGTAGTCACGGGTCCCCATTGTTGGCAATATATAGACCTTGATGAACGGAGCTGTCGTCGCCTGTCCCACCAACTCGATCGAATGCTTCGAATGCTAATCACAAGAAGCAATGGATCTCTCCGCAGCCTACATGTTTCAGGTCTTCAGAATGATTCCATTTTCTCATTCATCACAGAGAA TGTTGGCTCCCTTCAGGTTTTACGACTGCCAAGAAGTTTAATAAGTGATTCGATAGTCAAACAAACTGCCCAAAGGCTTTCCACAGTCACTTTCTTGGATTTGAGTTACTGTCACAAAATCGGCGCCCAAGCTATAGAGGCCATTGGAAAGCACTGTAAACATCTTGTAGTTCTGTGTCGCAACATGTACTCTCCGGATTCAGTAGGCAAGGTCGAAGCGGAGGATGAGGCGAATGCAATAGCATCTACAATGCCAAGGCTAAAGCAACTTGAGTTTGCTTATCGTTGTATCAGCACTGAATGTGTTCTCAACCTCCTCTCTTGCTGTCCACAGCTTGTGCATTTGAAAATAGATGAATTCTTGAGTGAGAAACTTGATCATAAGTTCCTTAAAGAAAAGTACCCAAAGTTAGAGATTCTGCTGCTGTGTCTGGTCATTCTCTTCGAATCTGATGAATCCGATGATGATGAGTATTTAGATATGTAA
- the LOC121218233 gene encoding alcohol dehydrogenase-like 1 isoform X1 produces the protein MEKQNRSGTAGKVIRCKGSAVCRNPGEPLVIEEIMVDPPKAWEIRIKILCTSLCHSDVTFWKISIGPFALFPRIFGHEAVGVVESVGEHVEEFQEGDMVVPVFRPNCRECRDCKSQKGNGCSIFGDKLVAEMPRDGTSRFKGMNGETLHHFLSVSSFSEYTVVDVVHVVKISSEFPAEKACLLSCGVSSGTSLMLMWMTGIGAAWKVADIEEGSTVAIFGLGAVGLAVAEGARLRGASKIIGVDLNQEKFEIGKKFGVSEFINPATCGEKKVSEVIKEITDGGVDYSFECIGLASLMEEAFNSSRANWGKTVILGVEMHNTPLAINTYFLLRGRTVTGCFFGGLKAKSDIPILAQKYLHKEINLDGFITHEVNFQDINKAFDLLLEGKSLRCIIWMD, from the exons atgGAAAAACAAAACAGGTCGGGAACTGCAGGAAAAGTTATAAGATGCAAAGGTT CTGCAGTTTGCAGAAATCCAGGGGAACCACTTGTGATAGAGGAAATTATGGTTGACCCACCTAAAGCTTGGGAGATTAGGATAAAAATTCTCTGTACTTCTCTTTGTCATTCTGACGTTACCTTCTGGAAAATATCCATT GGACCATTTGCACTTTTTCCCAGAATTTTTGGGCATGAAGCTGTTGG TGTTGTTGAGAGTGTAGGGGAGCATGTGGAGGAATTTCAGGAAGGAGATATGGTGGTACCTGTGTTTCGTCCGAATTGTAGAGAATGTAGGGACTGCAAGTCCCAAAAGGGAAATGGTTGTTCCATATTCGGTGACAAATTGGTCGCTGAAATGCCAAGGGATGGAACAAGTAGGTTCAAGGGGATGAATGGGGAGACTTTGCACCATTTCTTGTCTGTTTCCAGCTTCAGTGAGTACACAGTGGTTGATGTGGTCCATGTTGTGAAGATCTCATCGGAATTCCCAGCTGAGAAAGCTTGCCTCCTTAGCTGTGGAGTATCCAGTG GCACTAGTCTGATGTTGATGTGGATGACAGGTATTGGAGCAGCATGGAAGGTGGCAGACATTGAAGAAGGCTCCACTGTCGCCATATTTGGCCTGGGAGCTGTTGGACTTGCG GTTGCAGAAGGGGCAAGGTTGCGTGGAGCTTCGAAGATCATAGGTGTAGATTTAAACCAGGAAAAGTTTGAGATAG GGAAAAAGTTTGGAGTCAGTGAATTCATCAACCCCGCAACATGTGGAGAGAAAAAAGTCAGTGAG gTGATTAAGGAAATAACAGATGGGGGAGTTGACTACAGCTTTGAGTGCATTGGATTGGCTTCACTAATGGAAGAAGCTTTCAATAGTAGTAGAGCG AATTGGGGCAAGACAGTGATACTAGGAGTGGAGATGCATAACACACCATTAGCTATCAACACTTATTTTCTTCTAAGAGGTAGAACTGTCACTGGGTGTTTTTTTGGAGGGCTTAAAGCCAAATCTGACATTCCCATCCTTGCTCAAAAATATCTACACAAG GAAATTAATCTGGATGGATTCATAACGCACGAAGTGAATTTTCAAGATATCAACAAAGCTTTTGATTTACTGCTTGAAGGAAAGAGTCTTCGTTGCATCATATGGATGGATTaa
- the LOC121218233 gene encoding alcohol dehydrogenase-like 1 isoform X3 — MEKQNRSGTAGKVIRCKGSAVCRNPGEPLVIEEIMVDPPKAWEIRIKILCTSLCHSDVTFWKISIGPFALFPRIFGHEAVGVVESVGEHVEEFQEGDMVVPVFRPNCRECRDCKSQKGNGCSIFGDKLVAEMPRDGTSRFKGMNGETLHHFLSVSSFSEYTVVDVVHVVKISSEFPAEKACLLSCGVSSGTSLMLMWMTGIGAAWKVADIEEGSTVAIFGLGAVGLAVAEGARLRGASKIIGVDLNQEKFEIGKKFGVSEFINPATCGEKKVIKEITDGGVDYSFECIGLASLMEEAFNSSRANWGKTVILGVEMHNTPLAINTYFLLRGRTVTGCFFGGLKAKSDIPILAQKYLHKEINLDGFITHEVNFQDINKAFDLLLEGKSLRCIIWMD; from the exons atgGAAAAACAAAACAGGTCGGGAACTGCAGGAAAAGTTATAAGATGCAAAGGTT CTGCAGTTTGCAGAAATCCAGGGGAACCACTTGTGATAGAGGAAATTATGGTTGACCCACCTAAAGCTTGGGAGATTAGGATAAAAATTCTCTGTACTTCTCTTTGTCATTCTGACGTTACCTTCTGGAAAATATCCATT GGACCATTTGCACTTTTTCCCAGAATTTTTGGGCATGAAGCTGTTGG TGTTGTTGAGAGTGTAGGGGAGCATGTGGAGGAATTTCAGGAAGGAGATATGGTGGTACCTGTGTTTCGTCCGAATTGTAGAGAATGTAGGGACTGCAAGTCCCAAAAGGGAAATGGTTGTTCCATATTCGGTGACAAATTGGTCGCTGAAATGCCAAGGGATGGAACAAGTAGGTTCAAGGGGATGAATGGGGAGACTTTGCACCATTTCTTGTCTGTTTCCAGCTTCAGTGAGTACACAGTGGTTGATGTGGTCCATGTTGTGAAGATCTCATCGGAATTCCCAGCTGAGAAAGCTTGCCTCCTTAGCTGTGGAGTATCCAGTG GCACTAGTCTGATGTTGATGTGGATGACAGGTATTGGAGCAGCATGGAAGGTGGCAGACATTGAAGAAGGCTCCACTGTCGCCATATTTGGCCTGGGAGCTGTTGGACTTGCG GTTGCAGAAGGGGCAAGGTTGCGTGGAGCTTCGAAGATCATAGGTGTAGATTTAAACCAGGAAAAGTTTGAGATAG GGAAAAAGTTTGGAGTCAGTGAATTCATCAACCCCGCAACATGTGGAGAGAAAAAA gTGATTAAGGAAATAACAGATGGGGGAGTTGACTACAGCTTTGAGTGCATTGGATTGGCTTCACTAATGGAAGAAGCTTTCAATAGTAGTAGAGCG AATTGGGGCAAGACAGTGATACTAGGAGTGGAGATGCATAACACACCATTAGCTATCAACACTTATTTTCTTCTAAGAGGTAGAACTGTCACTGGGTGTTTTTTTGGAGGGCTTAAAGCCAAATCTGACATTCCCATCCTTGCTCAAAAATATCTACACAAG GAAATTAATCTGGATGGATTCATAACGCACGAAGTGAATTTTCAAGATATCAACAAAGCTTTTGATTTACTGCTTGAAGGAAAGAGTCTTCGTTGCATCATATGGATGGATTaa